The genomic window agaaaaaaataaaagccattataaaaaacaacaaacaacccaatgaacatttttatttttttctccatatgtgcagtattttttaaggaaaatgaaataaaagtaaccACGAATTCCACATGCTACTTAAGATAAAGTAATTTGTTGAGGTAAAGCAATGAGTTAAACAGCTTGGGAAATTTCTTAGGAAATTTTGAATTTCTTCCCAGTACATTTCTCATTAATAATTCAGTGTCCATTGCACACACCCCTGTGAGAGTCTGTCATCTTTTCTTTTATCTCTGATTGCTATAATCAACACACTACAgaaggttttcttttcctttgaggaGCACTTAGTTTTGAGAACTAAAacatatatgcaaatgatacctGTATAAAGCGAGGGGAAAATagaaattatacttttttttcccctttcaattTCTGCATTCCACATTGGCACAAATATCCTTGATGAGGAGTTTAGTTTCTCTTTACATTTGCCTCTGCTTATTGTAAACGGTACTGATGGAAGGGATGATGAGACTCACAAGACAGTGGGTGCTTCCTGGTTGAGAGGAAGAACTAACAAAAACTGGACACAAAGCTAAATCTTGAAAGAGCCCCCGCAGCACTGGGATGCTGCAGGTCAATTTTCCTAGGAACCCACACGATTCAGACAAGGACTTAAGGAGATCTTGAAAAGAACTGGGGAGTTGGAGTGATACTTTTTTGGACTGAAAGAATTGGAAAGCCCAAGGGAACCCAGATTAGGGATAGTGGGAAGTCCTAACAGATCGTTAAAAGTGATGATAACTGAACTGTTTTTTGTTCGTTTACTAACTGTTCAGTTCCTAAATAAAGTCAGAGAGCTTTAGGCGTGCCTACATAGATTTCTGTCTCTTAAGGGTTTAGGAACGTAAACAGCAGCCGGGGCACACATCCAGGGGGCTCAAAAAAGGCTGAAATCTTAGGTATTTCACGGAAAGTCTTGAACAAGGTCCGTCCTCCTGCtgttcctggagttggtgacaGGTCCGATCACCTGCACGGCCGGACCCCGACTGGCACCCCTGCTCGCCCAGGCCTTCACactctcctccccctgggcccgCCGACTCTACAGGGTACAAAGTACAGCAGGGACGCGGGCGGAGCCTTTCCAGGCGGCGCAGCCGTATCTATCCCCAGCGAACACCTAGATGGATTTTCAATACCGCGCCTGGCACGTTTGGATGGGGGAGGGCGGGAGAGCGGTTAGGCTCCGGCTCCTCCGCTCCCAGCAGCGCGTCCTCCTTTCGGCAGTCGCTGTTGCTCGGCAGACGCAGGGGGCTCTGGGCACTACCAGCTGTATTAAGAGATTCGCAGTGGGTTTTCTCCGGGCCCCGGAACACTCCCGCCCGCCAAGAGCTGCCTGCGGGGTTATAAGGCAGAAGCCCCTAACGCAAGGTTGCGGTCCTTCCTCCTCCTCGTGCTCGCGGCTTAGGGTCAGTTTCCGCGACTCTTCAGAGTCTGAGTGGGCGCCTGTGCTGGGGTCCCGCCCCAAGAAAGGAGAGGGACCGCACGGAGAACGTCACCGCGCTTACCAGACCGAACCGGCACTTTGCACGGGCCAGCTGCGCGTCGGTCTGGAGACAGCGCGCCCTGGGTAAGGAATTCCGCAGCGGGTCTGAGGGGAAGGGCAGGCGGGGGCGGTGCGGGGTGGGAGGCGGTGGCTAGGGCTCCGGACGATTGGATCCGCGTGGAGTTGGGGGTCCCTCAGGGCGGGGCGGCAACTGAGAGAAACTGAGATGAACTCCAGACATCATCTGTGCCTAAGGTCGGCTTCACGCTTTGCTTTGGCTAGGAGCCCGGTGGGATGGGACAGCATCTACAGCTTTGTTCCCCACCCACCCTCCAGGAAAGCGGAGCCACCCCCCAGGTCTCCCTGAAGGATGGGTAAAGGGGAACCCCGGAAGGAGCTGCTCTAATCGACTGGAGCTCAAAACTGGGAAGGAAAAATTGGGCGAAGGGTGATAAGACACCTCTATCGCCTACCTTCCTCGCTTtctccgccccccgcccccctcccttTTCGTAGCTGCTGACGCGCTGGTGGTGGCTATTAATCATTCGCCAGCCCACAGCCGCGGCAGTTAATGGCTGTGCCGCTCCGGGCTCCAGTCTCCCGGCCTCCCCTCTCCACGCTCGCGTGTGCCCAGGCGCCCAGGAGCGGCGAGCGGCTGCGCACCGGCAGTTGCCGGGCGATGCGCTCCGCCGGCCGCGGTGGAGCTGCGCTTCCTGCAGTCGCTGAGCGCTTCCCCCAGGCGCCGGGTGACTGCGAGCTGCGGGCGGACCGCCGGGGTGCCGAGTGAGGGCGCCAGCGGCGGGGGTCGCCCGGAGAACGTCCTAGCCCCGGCAGCCCCACCGGCCCCCATCAGCTGAGATGTTCCCCAATGGCAccgcctcctctccctcctctcctagCCCCAGCCCAGGCAGCTGCGGCGAAGGCGGCGGCAGCAGGGGCCCCGGGGCCGGCGCTGCAGACGGGATGGAAGAACCGGGGCGAAACGCGTCCCAGAACGGGACCTTGAGCGAGGGCCAGGGCAGCGCTATCCTCATCTCTTTCATCTACTCCGTGGTGTGCCTGGTGGGGCTCTGTGGGAACTCCATGGTCATCTACGTGATCCTGCGCTACGCCAAGATGAAGACGGCCACCAACATCTACATCCTCAACCTGGCCATCGCCGATGAGCTGCTCATGCTCAGCGTGCCCTTCCTGGTCACCTCCACATTGCTTCGCCACTGGCCCTTCGGCGCGCTACTCTGCCGCCTCGTGCTCAGCGTGGACGCAGTCAACATGTTCACCAGCATCTACTGTCTGACTGTGCTTAGCGTGGACCGCTACGTGGCCGTGGTGCACCCCATCAAGGCCGCACGCTACCGCCGGCCCACCGTGGCCAAGGTGGTGAATCTGGGCGTGTGGGTGCTGTCGCTGCTCGTCATTCTGCCCATCGTGGTCTTCTCGCGCACGGCGGCCAACAGCGACGGCACGGTGGCCTGCAACATGCTCATGCCCGAGCCCGCCCAGCGCTGGCTGGTGGGCTTCGTGTTGTACACTTTCCTCATGGGCTTCCTGCTGCCCGTCGGGGCCATCTGCTTGTGCTACGTGCTCATCATCGCCAAAATGCGCATGGTGGCCCTCAAGGCCGGCTGGCAGCAGCGCAAGCGCTCGGAGCGCAAGATCAccctgatggtgatgatggtggtgatggtgtttgTCATCTGCTGGATGCCTTTCTATGTGGTGCAGCTAGTCAACGTGTTCGCGGAGCAGGACGACGCCACGGTGAGCCAGCTGTCGGTCATCCTCGGTTACGCCAACAGCTGCGCCAACCCCATCCTCTACGGCTTCCTTTCAGACAACTTCAAGCGCTCTTTCCAGCGCATCCTTTGCCTCAGCTGGATGGACAACGCCGCCGAGGAGCCGGTCGACTACTATGCCACGGCCCTCAAGAGCCGCGCTTACAGCGTGGAGGACTTCCAGCCCGAGAACCTGGAGTCCGGCGGCGTCTTCCGTAATGGCACCTGCACGTCCAGGATCACGACCCTCTGAGCCCCGGGTCCGAGCCGGGGGGCCTTGAGCCCAGAGAAGGGGAGGATGAGGAGAATGGGAGGCCAGATGCGAGAGGCGAAAGGACCCCCGGCGTCGGGGTGCGAGAATAAAAGTGGGGCCTTCGGGCCCACTGTGCGCTTCGGGTGGAGACTCGGGAAAGGCGCGAGACAACGTGGACCCGGAGCTTTGTTTATAAGCTGGAAGACTAGCGGGCCCCTCTTCCGCTTCTTCCTCCCCTGCGCTTGCATCTTTGCATCCCTCTATGCTCCCCCCGCCCAAGGCAATTTCGGTCTTTCTTTCCGCCCGGTCCTGCAGGTGCAGGGCGTGAACTTATAAACGTCTCCAACTCGGCCGGACCCTCAGCCCCGTCAGCCGTTGTTTCTGTTTAAGCTGAGCCAAGGTTACCGCCACAGGTTTCCCTCGGGAAAACCCAGCTCGCCCTCAGCCGCGCCCTGCGGCGTCCCTCGCTCGCCAGGTTTCTGCCTGATGCCCCTAGCGGAGCCTGGCGAACCCTCGCTCTCCCTCTCCGCAGCCCTCTTTTCAGGGAACTCGGACTGGAGAAGGATCTAGGCAGCGGGTCTTTCCTCTCACTCTCGAGTGAAGGAAGGTGCGCGCATCCCATCCCCAAACCTACCCCCAACTCCCCATCCACCCAGAGCGGAGCCAGGTGCTTAGTAAAATCGGTCCCGCGCTTCGAGCCCCCCAGGCATTCTGCGATCCTATCCAGACCCCCTCTTTGGAGCAAAAAGGAGCTGAGAACAAGTGACTAGGGGTTTTAAAAAAGATTCCGGAGTTTGATGGGGGAGGAAGGCTTTAATGGAAGTCACCCTCCCGGCCTGGTTCACAAAGGGCGCTTTTGGTTTCAAAAACCAAGCGCAGGGGGGCTTCCGGGGCCAGGCGGGACAGGGTGCGCTTGCCCCGGGGGACGCCCGGGAGCGTGGGTGCAGCTCCACTCGGCCTTCTCCCTCACCCTAGCTCCTGGAGGTGCCCATCCAAGAGTCACAACAGGCACCGGGCGGGGACCTCGGGTGATGCCTTCCCAGTCTCGGCCCATCCCGACCGTGTCACCGCCACCTACAGGCTAGAGGGTGCGGCCTGCCCGACCCCTGAGGGCTGCTGCCTTTCAAGCGGTGCCTAATAAGT from Bos taurus isolate L1 Dominette 01449 registration number 42190680 breed Hereford chromosome 21, ARS-UCD2.0, whole genome shotgun sequence includes these protein-coding regions:
- the SSTR1 gene encoding somatostatin receptor type 1, encoding MFPNGTASSPSSPSPSPGSCGEGGGSRGPGAGAADGMEEPGRNASQNGTLSEGQGSAILISFIYSVVCLVGLCGNSMVIYVILRYAKMKTATNIYILNLAIADELLMLSVPFLVTSTLLRHWPFGALLCRLVLSVDAVNMFTSIYCLTVLSVDRYVAVVHPIKAARYRRPTVAKVVNLGVWVLSLLVILPIVVFSRTAANSDGTVACNMLMPEPAQRWLVGFVLYTFLMGFLLPVGAICLCYVLIIAKMRMVALKAGWQQRKRSERKITLMVMMVVMVFVICWMPFYVVQLVNVFAEQDDATVSQLSVILGYANSCANPILYGFLSDNFKRSFQRILCLSWMDNAAEEPVDYYATALKSRAYSVEDFQPENLESGGVFRNGTCTSRITTL